The DNA region ATTCAAATATTGTTGCTTTAGCAAAGCTTAGATAAAATGCCGTTAAAAATACTTCATGTTTCATACATTTATCCGCCCAAGCTAAAGGTAGCAGACGGTATTACTAACGTCGTATATAACGTCACTAAAGAACTTGCCAGAAGAGGACATCAAGTCACTGTTTTTACATCAAATTTAGCTGATTTACATACTACTACAATGCTACCTACAAGACACTACATAGTTAATGGCGTAAACGTCTTTTATTTTCGATATTTATGGAGGTACAAAACATTTATGTTTACACCATCCATAATAAATGGCCTTAGGAATTTAGATAATTTTGATATCATACACATACATGATGCCAGATCATTTCAAGGTATTTGTACATATATTTGGGATAAGATAAAGCAAGTACCCTATGTTTTTCAACCACATGGATCTTTTCTATCATCAATATCTGAACCTTATAATTTGAGAATGCTTAAAATATACTTAGATAAACTTGTTAGCAGTAAAATAGTCAAAAATGCCTCAAAGATAATTGTTCTTAGCAGTTTTGAAGCTAATCAATATAAGCATATCGGTATATCTGAAGAGAAAATCGCCATAATACCTAACGGGATAGACCTTTCAGAGTACGCTGATTTGCCGC from Candidatus Methanomethylicota archaeon includes:
- a CDS encoding glycosyltransferase family 4 protein codes for the protein MPLKILHVSYIYPPKLKVADGITNVVYNVTKELARRGHQVTVFTSNLADLHTTTMLPTRHYIVNGVNVFYFRYLWRYKTFMFTPSIINGLRNLDNFDIIHIHDARSFQGICTYIWDKIKQVPYVFQPHGSFLSSISEPYNLRMLKIYLDKLVSSKIVKNASKIIVLSSFEANQYKHIGISEEKIAIIPNGIDLSEYADLPPKGSFKRKFNIPEDRKIILYLGRIHKTKGIDLLIRAYAYLKNEMKDKDTILVIAGPDDGYLNEARTLANSLEVYNSVMFTGFISSEDKLKALVDAEVFVTPSFYGFPVTFLEACAVGTPIVTTSLGDMLEWIDENVGYVAQPTHHDLAEAIYRIISDDELRRRFSKNCIEIVKSEFSIEKVVEKIEKVYKDVVER